One stretch of Asterias rubens chromosome 8, eAstRub1.3, whole genome shotgun sequence DNA includes these proteins:
- the LOC117293703 gene encoding serine/threonine-protein kinase PLK4-like has protein sequence MASWTNNSNHGGMGESIEDYQVLDLLGKGGFACVYRARAINTGQEVAIKMIDKKMMQAAGMVGRVRNEVEIQCQLKHPSILELYSYFEDNNYVYLVLEMCHNGEMYRYLKSHNKVLTEEEARHCLKEIVTGMLYLHSHGILHRDLTLGNILLTKDMHCKIADFGLAAKLNMPNEKHYTMCGTPNYISPEIATRSAHGLKSDVWSLGCMLFTFLTGRPPFDTEAVKSTLNKVVLADYTMPEHICAEAKDLINNLLRKNPDDRLSLSGVLDHSFMLMSPLSNNQLKYRDQQNSKQRRVESSIDSGHATMATLSTATNFPSRVSSRSRPIKALPLTNLTPLVSQEEKVGGAKSHSYGFVGRGQERDVEARWTGNQYDRHPPSPPVKQKASPRKDLLNDKRSGSLVSSTSSGQGSWLDNIGSSGKDVVTDQPDNCRSLRDSSSNHYHNRPVHRSTTDSDKSNSFLAGLHPSRHNNRNRPYEPTDRRHHQSNEALNSDGFSRGYREHNVNDNHRRLESDSQGDGWKSTTSNQSDRVPERRSDFPLGGLTQSGMRSKEHSASQEQLFMKTMADSKRLEDRYEGNHYSKRPTGSELQEVTNSRDWRIGNGTYQQQELDQSNTDQSINDRRAAVEAHHDSTAPGKSHQTNRSVTDTSGRLLRDSGTALPHRHTKHRRKDDVENTNLQKSRPLDERLGPGRRDRSYVDEKERHTQKHESRGSADNRGKSLVELTAPLNASRLRPIRQKTRNAMVSILENGEVCLEFLKIKDGSDRVVEVFRISEDGMQVTTYHPNKGKGFPVMDTPPSPPQGRITVYTYHNLPGKYWKKYQYAAKFVQLVRSKTPKVTLYTKQAKCMLMENFPEADFEACFYEGTMLRLSGPTLQVTETNGKSSSYDVSSGCQAIPADLQAMVAQTQDVHKQCMELESAIAGMESLKGHGPYFPIIICRKPTSADTTLTSPNKTVQSSKTPTPLATVPSPSAAPRVSASVCSYDGTVYSMKSETLIESTIEAKNHVSTQRERHSSHPSKDGILKSTFVPNVGWASQMVSGEVWVQYNDGTQIVVKASVTAVKFIDASGGVRRFGPKDKLPEDVKSKLSQLSMIVEMFVNR, from the exons ATGGCATCGTGGACAAACAACAGTAATCATGGAGGAATGGGTGAAAGCATTGAG GACTACCAGGTGTTGGACCTACTTGGCAAGGGCGGCTTTGCATGTGTCTACAGGGCTAGAGCAATCAACACTGGGCAAGAGGTTGCCATCAAAATG ATCGATAAGAAGATGATGCAAGCAGCTGGGATGGTTGGTCGAGTCAGGAACGAGGTGGAGATACAATGTCAGCTCAAGCATCCATCTATCCTAGAG CTATACAGCTACTTTGAAGACAACAACTATGTGTATTTGGTGCTGGAGATGTGTCACAATGGAGAGATGTACAGATACCTCAAGAGCCACAATAAGGTCCTGACGGAAGAGGAAG CTCGTCACTGTCTGAAGGAGATTGTAACAGGAATGCTTTATCTTCACTCTCATGGGATTCTCCACAGAGACCTGACGCTGGGCAATATACTCCTCACCAAAGACATGCACTGT AAAATTGCTGATTTCGGTCTTGCTGCTAAGCTCAACATGCCCAATGAGAAACACTACACCATGTGTGGCACGCCTAACTACATTTCACC tGAGATAGCGACTCGAAGCGCTCATGGCCTCAAGTCTGACGTCTGGTCGCTCGGATGTATGCTCTTTACGTTTTTGACTGGTCGTCCGCCCTTTGAT ACGGAGGCCGTGAAGAGCACACTCAACAAGGTTGTCCTGGCAGACTACACCATGCCAGA gcacatatgcgcagaagccaaagaCCTGATCAACAACCTGCTAAGGAAGAACCCAGACGACAGGCTGAGTCTTTCAG GTGTGCTGGACCATTCGTTTATGTTGATGAGTCCATTGTCAAATAACCAGCTAAAATATCGGGATCAACAGAACTCAAAACAG AGGCGTGTTGAATCATCGATTGACAGTGGTCATGCAACCATGGCAACCCTCTCCACAGCAACGAACTTCCCAAGCCGTGTGTCGTCCCGCAGTCGACCAATCAAAGCGCTTCCTCTCACCAATCTCACCCCGCTGGTTTCTCAAGAAGAGAAGGTGGGCGGAGCTAAGAGCCACTCGTACGGCTTTGTTGGGAGGGGGCAAGAACGAGACGTTGAAGCACGGTGGACGGGGAACCAGTATGACCGGCACCCACCATCACCTCCGGTCAAACAGAAAGCAag TCCCAGGAAAGATTTGCTGAATGATAAGCGGAGTGGGTCGTTGGTCTCTTCAACATCCTCGGGGCAAGGCTCATGGCTtgacaacattg GTTCCAGTGGCAAAGACGTAGTGACAGACCAGCCAGACAATTGCAGGTCCCTGCGTGATAGCAGCTCAAACCACTACCACAATCGTCCTGTCCATCGCTCCACGACAGATAGCGACAAATCCAACAGTTTCTTAGCCGGCCTGCATCCTTCAAGACACAACAACAGAAACAGACCCTATGAACCCACGGACAGGAGGCATCATCAGTCTAATGAGGCCTTGAACTCGGATGGTTTCAGTCGGGGATACCGAGAACACAATGTGAATGACAACCACCGGCGGTTGGAATCAGACTCACAGGGGGACGGCTGGAAGAGTACAACCAGCAATCAGTCGGACAGGGTGCCTGAAAGGAGGAGTGATTTCCCCCTCGGTGGCCTGACCCAGAGCGGTATGCGATCTAAAGAACACTCCGCCTCGCAAGAGCAGCTGTTTATGAAGACCATGGCGGATTCAAAGCGTCTTGAAGACAGGTACGAAGGTAATCACTACTCTAAAAGGCCGACGGGGAGCGAATTGCAAGAAGTGACAAACTCAAGGGATTGGAGGATAGGGAATGGGACCTATCAACAACAGGAACTCGATCAGAGTAACACTGATCAGAGCATTAATGATAGAAGGGCGGCGGTAGAAGCACATCACGATTCAACCGCCCCTGGAAAGAGTCATCAAACAAACAGGTCGGTCACCGACACATCAGGCCGGTTGTTACGTGACAGTGGCACAGCCCTGCCGCACCGTCACACAAAACACAGAAGGAAAGATGATGTTGAAAACACCAACTTACAAAAGAGCAGACCATTGGATGAAAGGCTGGGGCCAGGTAGGAGGGACAGGAGTTACGTAGATGAGAAAGAGAGGCACACCCAGAAGCATGAGAGCAGGGGGAGTGCTGACAACAGAGGAAAGAGCCTGGTAGAGCTGACTGCACCGCTGAATGCCAGCAGGCTGAGGCCGATCAGGCAAAAAACTAGGAATGCGATG GTGAGCATCCTTGAGAATGGCGAGGTATGTTTGGAGTTTCTGAAGATCAAAGACGGCAGCGATAGAGTGGTTGAAGTTTTCAGGATCTCAGAGGATGGAATGCAG GTCACGACCTATCACCCCAACAAAGGTAAAGGTTTCCCGGTCATGGACACTCCTCCGTCCCCTCCCCAGGGTCGCATCACCGTCTACACCTACCACAACCTCCCCGGCAAGTACTGGAAGAAGTACCAGTATGCCGCTAAGTTTGTGCAGCTGGTTCGCTCCAAGACGCCAAAGGTGACTCTCTACACCAAACAGGCAAAGTGCATGTTGATGGAGAACTTCCCCGAGGCAGACTTTGAGGCGTGTTTCTATGAAG GTACCATGCTCCGCCTCTCCGGTCCAACCCTCCAAGTGACTGAGACCAATGGGAAAAGCTCCTCCTATGATGTATCCAGTGGTTGCCAGGCTATCCCCGCTGACCTCCAAGCTATGGTAGCACAGACGCAGGATGTACATAAACAGTGTATGGAGCTGGAGTCAGCCATAGCTGGTATGGAATCGCTCAAGGGTCATGGGCCGTATTTCCCCATCATCATATGCAG AAAACCAACCTCTGCAGATACAACACTAACCTCACCCAATAAGACTGTCCAGAGCTCCAAAACCCCCACCCCTCTGGCCACCGTACCGTCACCCAGTGCCGCACCCCGTGTGTCTGCATCAGTGTGCTCATACGATGGGACGGTGTACAGCATGAAGAGCGAGACACTAATAGAGTCTACAATTGAAGCAAAGAATCACG tgtccACCCAACGCGAACGACACAGCAGTCATCCAAGCAAAGATGGAATCCTAAAGAGCACCTTCGTCCCCAACGTAGGCTGGGCCTCGCAGATGGTCTCCGGTGAGGTGTGGGTCCAGTACAATGACGGCACGCAGATCGTGGTCAAAGCATCCGTCACAGCGGTCAAGTTCATCGACGCCTCTGGCGGAGTCAGACGGTTCGGTCCAAAAGACAAACTCCCAGAGGATGTCAAGTCAAAACTTTCGCAGTTGTCGATGATCGTTGAGATGTTCGTTAACAGGTGA